The following coding sequences are from one Aethina tumida isolate Nest 87 chromosome 2, icAetTumi1.1, whole genome shotgun sequence window:
- the LOC109600204 gene encoding uncharacterized protein LOC109600204, whose amino-acid sequence MDMETVEDLLINGFIETINRLIVVCDMFNSQNYYAKVKQLGIKGISDTIKLPKSKKPVQTKSIPRKLLGLMKKLDVAIMSLELDSEIIKQWILIPKREEHYNIYYCFIQDLLGELRHIKGEAALMLQRIARFFMGRANLVLSHYKHPAVDYYKTVIAEFDAEEYTRMDMRIENVKSGCYQLQVIIHNHLCELLTYDEPTVCSDTESGPITPNSVLAVRSISTISTVSCSLSDVDMNTNSDSDSL is encoded by the coding sequence ATGGACATGGAGACCGTCGAAGATCTTCTAATCAATGGTTTCATTGAAACCATCAATCGATTGATTGTAGTCTGCGACATgtttaattcacaaaattacTATGCAAAGGTCAAGCAGCTTGGAATAAAAGGGATATCGGATACTATTAAACTTCCGAAAAGCAAGAAACCAGTTCAAACTAAAAGCATACCTAGGAAATTACTAGgactaatgaaaaaattggaTGTAGCAATAATGAGTCTTGAACTAGACtcagaaattataaaacaatggaTACTGATCCCAAAACGTGAGGAACATTATAACATATACTATTGTTTCATACAAGATTTGTTGGGTGAACTCCGTCACATCAAGGGCGAAGCTGCGCTAATGCTGCAGAGGATCGCCAGATTCTTCATGGGCAGAGCTAACTTAGTATTATCTCATTACAAGCATCCAGCAGTCGATTATTACAAGACCGTCATAGCTGAATTTGATGCTGAAGAATACACTCGCATGGATATGAGAATCGAGAATGTCAAGAGTGGATGCTATCAACTCCAAGTAATTATTCACAATCACTTGTGCGAGTTGCTGACATACGATGAACCCACCGTCTGCTCAGACACAGAATCCGGTCCGATAACACCTAACTCAGTTTTAGCTGTACGCTCAATTTCAACAATTAGCACGGTGTCGTGCTCACTCTCCGACGTGGATATGAACACAAACTCCGACTCAGACTCACTTTAG
- the LOC109600222 gene encoding WD repeat-containing protein 43 yields MAVEMASQFSEDGKYFAQLATDGKLKIWDTVANNFDQEFTPDFHLTSPCTCLHFLNSDVTNKDVSPKKKKRRESVVEADYKIALGTKSGLLLVYSIGKADVEYSINSETSQPISCITLDNSNVVYTGAEQNVLVWNLSKKKLESKWKTGNESITAVLVIPNSGRLLVASKNIKLWDIAKKEVLRVYTGHSSDVVLLKYISPKLKADAYFLSGSKVDRLLSCWNLSDSAKDKNAVTSFLMEDVVHNVALKAQSDGTTSVAASVRSGVVHIYEHTLNGKSGKPVKPKTTLQVVSDTGQNKAMVTPIRIYGSIYRDDNTLCIGHGTEITLTFENITVDTYQKFQCLVRNDPRTVRAAKDVEVTKVQTPIVGKDVVYVTPQSAAPVKRKKDGQQEVPMEIRLENLVLNKADGKAVPRADNVAQLLVQGLHSKDKNILRQVLTRKDETVIKNTIRRLPITVIEPLVVELNNFLKGKTDMCQIGSLWLRHILQIHSGILISNPKLSELLGDSLSGIECRLAMQAQLQRLRGRLNLLASQISAKPSTEGDLNEEPLLVFNDKDSSDSEDDVMEVDLHSESDHEWEESEDEIEENNHENKDDGSNDEQQEDDDSGEEDNEDEK; encoded by the exons ATGGCGGTCGAAATGGCTTCGCAGTTCAGTGAGGACGGCAAATATTTCGCGCAATTGGCAACTGACGGCAAATTGAAGATCTGGGATACGGTTGCCAACAACTTCGATCAAGAGTTTACGCCCGATTTTCACTTGACAAGCCCCTGTACTTGTTTACACTTTTTGAATTCGGACGTAACAAACAAG GATGTATCgcctaaaaagaaaaaacgcaGAGAATCAGTTGTAGAAGCTGACTATAAAATTGCCTTGGGTACTAAGTCTGGTTTGTTGTTGGTGTATTCCATAGGAAAAGCAGATgttgaatattcaattaacaGTGAAACAAGCCAACCAATTAGTTGCATTACTTTGGACAACAGTAATGTTGTGTATACCGGTGCTGaacaaaatgttttagttTGGAATCTGTCTAAGAAAAAACTAGAGAG cAAGTGGAAAACGGGCAATGAAAGCATAACTGCAGTTCTAGTAATTCCCAACAGTGGTAGATTATTAGTAGCATCGAAAAACATTAAACTATGGGACATAGCAAAGAAAGAAGTGTTAAGGGTTTACACAGGCCACAGCTCCGATGTGGTGCTGTTAAAATACATCAGCCCAAAGCTGAAGGCAGATGCATACTTTCTCAGTGGCTCAAAAGTTGACAGACTGTTGAGCTGTTGGAATCTTAGTGACAGTGCTAAAGATAAAAATGCAGTTACTAGTTTTCTTATGGAGGACGTTGTTCACAATGTAGCATTAAAAGCTCAGTCAGATGGTACGACTAGTGTGGCAGCCAGTGTTAGAAGTGGAGTTGTCCACATTTATGAACACACACTTAATgg gaaatCTGGAAAACCTGTAAAACCAAAAACTACATTGCAAGTAGTCTCTGACACTGGTCAAAACAAGGCTATGGTTACTCCAATAAGAATTTACGGATCAATTTATAGAGACGACAATACTTTGTGTATTGGACATGGAACTGAAATTACTCtcacatttgaaaatatt ACAGTCGATACATACcagaaatttcaatgtttggTGCGCAACGATCCCAGAACAGTCCGTGCGGCGAAAGACGTTGAAGTGACGAAAGTCCAAACCCCAATCGTCGGCAAAGATGTTGTGTATGTGACCCCACAAAGTGCTGCCCCTGTTAAAAGGAAAAAGGATGGACAACAGGAGGTACCAATGGAGATTAGGTTGGAGAATCTGGTTCTGAACAAGGCAGATGGTAAAGCAGTCCCTAGAGCTGACAATGTTGCCCAGCTGTTGGTGCAAGGCTTACACAGTAAAGATAAAAACATACTCAGACAAGTCCTAACGAGAAAAGATGAGACAGTCATTAAGAACACTATAAGAAGGCTACCCATTACAGTAATTGAGCCCTTGGTGGTGGAATTGAACAACTTCCTGAAAGGAAAAACTGACAT gTGTCAAATTGGCTCTCTTTGGCTGAGGCACATTTTACAAATACATTCAGGTATTTTAATCTCAAACCCTAAACTATCAGAGTTGTTGGGAGACTCATTAAGTGGTATTGAATGTAGATTGGCTATGCAAGCACAGTTGCAAAGGCTTAGGGGTAGGCTGAATTTGCTTGCCTCACAGATTAGTGCCAAACCAAGCACAGAAGGAGACTTAAATGAAGAACCCCTGCTTGTCTTCAATGACAAAG attCATCTGATTCTGAAGATGATGTAATGGAAGTTGACCTACACTCTGAAAGTGATCATGAGTGGGAGGAAAGTGAAGatgaaattgaagaaaataatcaTGAAAATAAAGACGACGGTTCGAATGATGAACAACAAGAGGATGATGACAGTGGGGAAGAAGACAATGAGGATGAAAAGTGA
- the LOC109600217 gene encoding adiponectin receptor protein-like, which translates to MGKNSQNGLRDRRMKDHHTEEDKEEHSIQSYIHENAAGLYKKWALLKHEHLPLWLQDNEFIIFGHRPPLPCFKTCFRSIFKLHAETGNIWTHLLGFILFIGITVYFLSKHLIHSNKVEMWVFLIFLVGAILCLGFSWTFHTFYCHSETVGKLFSKLDYCGISLLIMGSFVPWVYFGFYCHFTPKLIHLSIVTILGLVAMCVSLLDKFSTPKWRPLRTTVFISFGLSAVIPAVHYGFVEGWFNNISQKALGWLILMGVLYITGALLYVLRVPERWAPGKFDFWFHSHQIFHVFVVAAALVHLQGVSELAEHRLTFGNCDVPDSINQF; encoded by the exons ATGGGCAAAAACAGCCAAAATGGATTACGAGACAGAAGGATGAAAGATCATCACACAGAAGAAGATAAG GAGGAACATTCTATACAAAGTTATATCCATGAAAATGCAGCAGGATTGTATAAAAAGTGGGCTTTACTGAAACATGA ACATTTGCCATTATGGTTACAAGATAacgaatttataatatttgggcACCGACCACCACTTCCGTGCTTTAAAACTTGCTTCCGGAGTATTTTCAAGTTGCACGCAGAAACCGGTAACATATGGACCCACTTACtaggatttattttatttattg GAATAACAGTCTATTTTCtatcaaaacatttaatacaCAGTAACAAAGTGGAAATGTGGGTGTTCCTAATATTCCTAGTGGGAGCCATCCTTTGTCTTGGATTCTCCTGGACCTTCCACACGTTTTACTGCCATTCAGAAACAGTGGGCAAATTGTTTTCCAAATTAGACTACTGCGGAATATCCCTGCTAATTATGGGGTCGTTTGTGCCATGGGTGTACTTCGGATTTTACTGTCACTTCACGCCGAAACTAATTCATCTATCCATTGTTACAATTTTAGGACTTGTAGCGATGTGCGTTAGTTTACTAGACAAATTCTCCACGCCCAAATGGAGGCCACTTAGGACAACCGTCTTTATATCATTTGGCTTGTCGGCAGTAATCCCGGCCGTGCATTACGGATTCGTGGAGGGatggtttaataatatatcgCAGAAGGCCTTAGGATGGTTGATATTAATGGGTGTACTGTACATTACTGGCGCCCTGTTGTACGTATTGAGAGTTCCTGAACGATGGGCACCTGGGAAGTTCGATTTTTGGTTCCACTCCCATCAGATATTTCATGTTTTCGTTGTGGCCGCGGCTCTTGTGCATCTGCAGGGAGTGTCCGAATTGGCCGAACATAGACTAACTTTTGGCAACTGTGATGTACCTGAttctattaatcaattttaa